GCTGAGTCTGGTAAGTCTGgcgttgtcaaaatatagaacatgttctataatgttgtctgttgccagatctgtagttcgcacaatagcggtgtgttttgtcacattcgccAGACTCTAAAAtcaatggtcgcccaacggGCTACCTGCCAATAAAGGTCGCTACGGGcaaccgggcgactgctaattttcaaccctgtttgTTGAGGTAGTAGATGGTATCTTGTGTACTTATGCAAGGTAAGAACATACCATTAGTAatgtaaatgtctttaaaaatcTGTGTAAAATGCCTACAATCATGATAATCGGTCAAAAatttcctataaaactcctatatttgacCTAAAAATTCCTATAAAATTCCTATATTtccaatattttaatatgtacaagtgGCTGGGAGGCCTGTGCAAGACATATGACCTACTTGCTATATGTACCACCAGAtttatgaatgaattaatgtttaacaacaccccagcacaaaaaaaatgcatcggctactgggtgtcaaactatggtaaatccaaacatgaagtgatgaaaaatatcaaaataaacattCAACACTTAAACTCCAGATTCATAGGtacataaaatatgtatgtaggCTTCAGAATCACGGTTCTACCTTGCTTAAGATTCAAAGTATTCTATGACGGCCATCTTTAAATTCAATAAGACGCACATATGAcctacttttatatgcaccagtaAATTCACATCTCCTTAAAATATGGGTATATGTTTTGGAATCATAGTTCTATCTACCTTAGATTCCGATATTTTCAGTACAAATGTGGCtgttggcggccattttgaaatggAAGTTATTATTTGTGTCCCGTTTTTAAATTGATCCCACCATCTTATGGAACATCTACGCCAAGTTTCACGCTTtcctgaagaaaaaaagaaagagattcttttaatattttgaccTTAGTCGCTGGATTTGGTatctttttatattaatatttgtttcttaaAGTTCACAAATTTGAGAACGAAAAGTATAACTCTCAAGGTGAATCGTATACATTTGTTCCAGTTTCCGCGATACAATGGGACGTTCTTTGAGTCAGGCTACATCGGATCGGCACATGTCCATCGATAACATTTAGTCAATAACTCGATTTATAtgaaaatcaaacaaaataatatctgGGATATTAGTTGCGGTACTGGgttctaaaacaattataagAATACACAAGCTTATAGGTCTACTATGGCAAATGTTTTCTGTTTATACCAACCGATAGGTCcggggttcgcatcccggtacctgcTCCCAGCCAGACcgtgttttaacgactcagtgggtaagggccactacactgacttctctcagACTAACAACGAATAACTAACACGTCCCGGATAGATGATTATATGTGTGTGCCTAGGAAATCGTGTTTGAACCTTTGTTAGACCTCATTTTTCACAAAACGCATTTTTCACACGTGTGAAGAATTCGACCGCAATTTTTATAGAATTCGaatgcatttttcacattttcgTGAAACATACGTTCACTATCTTTTTACCATGTGCCATGAAAACGTATTTTTCACTTTGCATAAAATACCCTAAAAagatgacaaaatgtagcgaaaacgcatttttcacattaatcTCAATTAAAGATATATTACCACACCCTCACCTTAgctatgttcgtgcttatatccaatcaaggttgaAGAACGCTCTCCATGGGACACAAGCCAGCTGTCTAGACTGGTGATAGTATTATTGTTAGTaggttagaggaaacccgctaccccGATATTActcttgttttctctttttttttaatagggcgggacgtagcccattggtaaagcgctcgatttcggatcgatccccgtcggttggccaaTTGCGCCATTTCTCGTtcaggccagtgcaccacacctggtatatcaaaggccgtggtatgtgatatcctgtctgtgggatggtgcatataaaagatcccttgaaactaatgaaaaaatgtagcggattttctctctgagactatatgtaaaaatgaccaaatgtttgacatccaatagccgatgattaataaacttgTTTTTAACAGTAGTACactttatatgaactttcccacaaacgagtagcacaaaccacgaccactaaccactaaaaactaacacactgtcctggacagacagcccagatagctgaggtgtgtgcccaggacagcgtgcttgaaccttaattggatataagcacaaaaataagttgtaatgaaataaagaaaaaagacgCGACATTTTCTGGTTTTGGGGGGTCTGTTaacagaaatgcatttttcacaagacaggtttttttttaaataacaataataaaaataataataataataaaagataaaaactgtttttaaacagTTTGCAATCAGTTATCTCTTACAGCTTTTTAGGAAGGTTTCCATTTTCATGATCTTTGATCCTTAATGACATGAATGgcgctagacggacatttgggtggttatgatcgctctacgtatttaaccgaaacattattgaaagggggtgctgtcgggtttcttcctataGTGAGTATATTAGtagttaatatgtgaaatatttgttataggTGAGCTCAAAAATTATCAACATAATGGCATTTAGCATCAAACATAAGGTTGCTGTTGTATTAGAGTGAGAATCTTTGCCTACCCAGTGGTAGGCAGAAATTTCGTGTTTTCGCTATAGAGTTAACTCTGGCtaagagagcgatcataaccgtccaaatgtccgcctttctctcgaatggcagagtactcgggctagtaggACGcctatataaccataattaatatGCTGAGttcgtcattaaacaaaacacttctttttcttcttcttggagaagggagcgggatttagctcagctcaatcggttgagtgaTTGCCTGGGCTGCGCGagtcccaaccagtgacccacaACCAGTATAAcaatgaccgtggtatgtactatctgtcTCAGCGTTTATCGTAGAAACTAATTCGGCTGTTGAAATGTTTCACAACATGAATTTGAAGAAACAACAAGGGCGGATGATTAGAAAAGCAAATGCATTTTCGTTTCTAATTTAACTATTACATATCCAGATTATGATTGTAAGAAAGTGTCTTGATGATAATCCTGCAATCAGGTTCTCGTTCGAAAAGGTACACAGTCATTTCCGATAGTGAAACTTCAAATACCTAGGGTATGCTTATCACCTGCAGCAGTGGAGACCGTACCGAATCCTGTCAATGTACGTTTTCGTCTACGGAGACTGGGAAATTAAGAATATTATTAAAGGTCCGAGGTGCGACTGTCAGGACAACGGTGGTACGAAATAGTGGACACAGTTTACTTGAAACATTTACATCGGTTTGTCCGACATTGTTTGCCACTGGCTGCACAGTTGCATTTGGCATAGCCCTGACCACCGCACCTGGACTCACTCTGCACTGCCTGACATAGGCCAACCTCACCGTCTCTAGACATGTCCTCAATGCTATGCAACTGCTGGGTGCACAAATGGAACTGGTTTCTGCTATAGCGTCCCTAAAGGATCCCTGCCCGAACAGCTACTCGATACAGGTCATTTTCATCTCTGTCCACACTGACACCCATGATATTGCGAGGGTCACCTTTCCCACAATCAACAAAAGGAATAGGAATGGTTACAATATCATCGGGGTTACCAGGGACATGCTCCAAACGACTGCGCTTGACCATGCGTTCAGCTTGTGCAAGCTGACCATCTGCTGCTCTTTTCCGCTGGACTTAGATGTTATGATGAATAGTTCTTAGCTGTGCATCAGGAACTTCTTCTGTGTCTGCTGTCTCCTGGTCTTCTGGTGGGGTGGCATATGCTGCAATAAGGTCATCTTCAGAGACCATTCTTTCGAGAATTTCTGTTGGAAGGGTATTGGAACGCAATCCAACTTTGACTTCAGTTCCAAACAAGGCTTTGTATGGTGATTGTTTGATTCCAGAATGGTAGCTGCTGTTCTTTTGGAATTGTTCAAAACGAAGTCCCATTGGCCAGTCTGTTGAGTTATTGTCCCCTAACCATGCAGTGAGCATGTCCTTCACGTCACAGTTTACTCGTTCCACTGAGCCTTGACTTTGAGGATGTCTGGGCTTACCATGAACCATCAGAAGGTCAGGCCATAGAAGCGTCAGCTCCGTGATAACGGATGCAGTAAATTCACTGCCATTATCACTCTGCAAAATCTGAGGTGCACCAAGTAATAGAAAAATGTCCATCAGCTGAAAGGCAACTTCTGCTGCACGTTTTGATGTTAATGGACGCAATACACAATACTTAGTGAGATGATCCTGGTAGACCATTATCCATCTGTATGAACCACTCGCCATAGACTGCATGTCAACAAGGTCAACCTGACCTCGTGATCCAAAGTCCTTGGATAGGATGGGTCTGCGTTTACGTTTTTTCTGGCATTCTATGCAAAGTGATTTGTACAATTCTACTGCCTCACGGGTAACATTGGCATATTTCTTCAAAACCTTCATCATTTTATCGCGACCACCATGACCAGGTGAAACGTGACCTCTCTTaataatgtcaaacatatcatCGATATGCGTAAAGTAAATTGGTTCCTGATCACTGGCACCGCGTTTACGAATTAATTTTCCACGTCACCACACTGCAATATCTCATAGCAGCCAAGGATGTAATATTGACGAGGAGATTTATTCTTAGCAGAACAAGCTTCTTTAAGTTCTTCAAGTAAAGAGAAATACTCTGTCTTCGTAATAATGACTTGTTGTCAGATTCTCTCTTCTTCACTAGTTGCTCACGAAAGGAATCTTCCATCGAGTTAGCCATTGCAAGAGTTGACAGAGCAATGTTACATTATGAACCTTGAAACCAGTTTTTACATGCCTATgtccactagggttcaggcatgtccccctcccccccccccccccccccggtctcaTCCCTGGCAGGGCCAGCGATTCGACAGGGGGGGGAGGATTTTGAAATATGGGACTAATTTGGAAACTTCAACGAAAATTGGGgattattaatttaaagaaatttaaAGTGTCTGTCAAAATAATTGTTGAAATGGTATTTTAAGTTAGAAAAATTTATTTGACACAATTTTAGATCGGgcttcctaaaatatttttaatttaaattatatttcttatCATAAGAAAATTTATGCCCTGGAGGAAAGGTTAACGATTGGGATGGGCATCACGATTGGGATGGGCATCGCGACCAATCTAGCTTGCGGTCCAACACCCGGGTGTATATATAGACCACCAAATCGGGCCGGATCCTCACGGCGAGAGACAGGGAGGCAGGGGAGGCGAGACAAACCTAGCCCTAACCTTAACACCCAATCGCCAACGCCCTATCGCCCTATTTCTGGCATACCCGTCCCCCCTCCCCATGGGGGGCCATTCCGGTCAGTGGTGGCAGTAGTGCTATTGTGAGCTTGTTATAACTCAGGTCCACACCTAGGTGTGTTTTGTTAAGACAACAATATTAATACGCTATATGGTGATGGCTAAATGTTAACCACAAGGTGGTGGTTAGGATAGGGTCATAGGAGATGACCCCTTAGTTTATTTACAGCCGCCGAGCCCGTGTGGAGTGGTGAAACGTATTCTGATGAAGTTTTTGGTGGGTAGTCCTCAAAGTCCTCCTCACATCCGACGCAAGTACAGTTCACCATTGTACCAATGTGTCACTTACACGGATGGCCCAGACAAGCCATTAATGTACAAATACCCTGCATGCACGACGGCCCTATATAGTACCGCAAGCACACAGGGGAGCGATCTAACCCTATGATCACTTTAAttgttcaaaataaaaacatgttatacattttggttaaaaaacaagtattaatatacttttaataattcttaaaataactaactaattattaaaattgtctgtaataaaaGCATAgaattaatacaattaaaagAGTTAAACAATAGAATTACAGCCCAAGCTGAAAAATAAGGATCCTGCCAGGGATCAGTTAAAAATAGTAGTGAACGGTACAATAAACAAGCCATTCGTATTAAACGTATAATGGAAAAACTGAAGAAAGGCCTTAGTCTTACCACTGaccttaattataatattaataaaattctaaattaatttaaaacagtaactaTTACCTGTTTTGCTAATGGGTCTGCCAggaaccaaaaacataattaacaaataaGCCAAGCGTTGTATAGAGCCGACTCACAAGGCCCTtagcataaatatataatttaagcaTAATTGAATAACATGAACAAAACATGCAAATATAATTAGTTTACCATATGTCCAGAGAGTCCTAGTAAAACAACAAGAGAAAAACAAGATTAATTAGTagttaaaatacataaaaatatgaatcaactaaaaaaggagaaagaagaagaaaagcatCGTTGCTATATAAAAACCATGGGGGGGAGGGTCTGTAGGTTACACTGGGTGTCCCGTCTAACCTCCGGGACAGCCCTGCCAGGGGCTGGGCCCGGTGTGTCGGTTCAACCAAGCGAGCGCCTCTTCCAATTTCCCCAGTGGTGTTTATCTGTTATGACCAACCTTCTCCTATGTCGAGCACAGTAATacttaaagaaaagaaagataactcatactaaaatttaaaaagttagTGTGTGCACGGCTAACCGTGCGCGGCCCAGTTGTAAACACCGAGGAACCACGAAGTCTGATTGGTCAAACTTCGATTCCTCGGTTGGGATAGTTTTccagttgatgatgatgatgacaactagtttaacgtgtccatataccactagggtttcgaacacgataagatcggtgacctgactcgggatggaggggggtggagggtggggggggggggggtgaaaatgggcagaattttgaaaatagcaattagtaaaaaagttaatagattaaataaaaaaaataagaaggTTACAAGcttggccgaatatttatataatttggagcattttagaaggacagtccaaaattaaataagagaaagaagagaggatcggactatttaataatataaaaaaaagagaataatttcgacatataattttgaatggagatctaaaagtttaaagtccgatcgatatgttcacgcgagtggcctcgttagggccgtttgggtgcacagcttaaagggacgagatgggttgcatcccgtcaagaaaacccctagattgacagtcgatagacgttgaaggtgtagtgctgtgctgaaatacagatcttgagaagccggatccgtctgaacgagagagaatatcagactagggtatagtccagtcgtcatgggttggtatagtcgtgcggacgggcccgactccggaggatacgagatggtatcactataaagcaaggtaaagtctagaaaaagagtagtaggggccgaccccgcttcctatttcttcttagagtcgggcggtcaatcttccagtgctgctaggacaggctcggacatgtagagactagacgcgaacaaccgtggcgttctgcagaatggccgtcatacgagtcacgaaaaaaacccagtcgacagtcagacggagaaatgacgtggaggcaaggaatctcgctaaaaaagaatccaacctggtggtgaaggctgtcgaaacgagaagcgttccagcgttcgatcagttccaatggccgcatacatcccagtagaaaacttcattttgctgacaaaaacaacaaaatgaaggacccccaagtcgagcacacgaaagcacgtgcagtgtgaacaagcgaaacaaacacgtcttaccgcgtagagctccagactgggaatggttTTCCAGCTGATCTGGCTTGGGGCGCGGACGGATTAGCAGACACTACCAAGGAAGGGCTCTGATTGGTTAGATTTCGATTCCTCTTGCTTCAACATTAGATAAGCCATGTTTTGAAGAAGAAGAGCATCGTTAATATCTAaaatcatgggggggggggggggggggggggctcctaTAGGTTACACTGTCTAACCTCCGGGACAGCCCTGCCAGAGGCTGGGCCCGGTGTGTCGGTAACCCAAGCGAACACCTCTTCCAGTTTCCCCAGTGGTGTTTATCTGTTATGACCAACCTTCTCCCATGTCGAACACagtaatatttaaagaaaagaaagataaCTCATACTGGAATTTAGAGAGGTGGTGTGTGCACGGATAACCGTGCGCGGCCCAGTTGTAATCACCGAGGAACCACGAGGTCTGATTGGCCAAACTTCGATTTCTCGGTTCTGTAGTTGTTACATTATTGCTGTCTACTTTCTTTTATAGATCACTGACAACAATGTTTTGACATGCAACTCTCTGGTTTCTTATCGGTTTCCTTGTTTTGATCATGGGACTGTTTATGGTAGATCCCTGCGGCCTTTTGTTTGATTATCTAGATCTTCTAGGATTATGTGATTAAGAAGGAATCAAACTGTGGCTTCCAATCTGTTgtgtaaacatgtgtaaacCTTTGTTAACATCCGAAGGCATCAAACTGTGGCTTCCAATCAACTAATCAACTGTCTCTAATCTGTTAGGATTATGTGATTAAGAAGGCATCAGTAGATGAACTCAATAGATTAAATTGGTGAGTATAATTCATTTCAGTCAATCTGTCTATAAATCAGTCTCATTTTTCAgtcaatattttctttaaatatatgtatattgactGAAATTTTCAGTCAATAAGTACATTGCCTAAGTGAATCAGTCAATATACACATTGACTGAAAATTTCAgtcaatatacatattgactGATTATAGACGTTgactgtaacacacacacataaatatatatatatatataaaatgataataataattcagggctagctctgggtgagcaaaatatttcgccaaattgtctattaaacttgcagaaatcaacagggttttttttaaaatgttaattattacatgaaattataaaataacaaaaaaaaaaaaaaaaaaaaaaaaaaaatatatatataactaatttGACATATCTACTgactaatatattaattagataTATTATGTAGTTATTGAGCATAACAAGAGGTAAATCATTTTATAGTGCTACCTGGCTACAGGTCCTGTATTGtacatagtttgacacccaataacttatgtatgtttcgtgctagggtgtcgttaaacattcattcattcattcagtcattctttcattcattccctGCATTATACAGCCTTATATAATTTATTCCAATAATGTATTTCTTACATTATTTTGCTCtactaaatattttcctaggTTATTAAgtactttaatattaataagtgtGCATATTTTTAAAGATCTTTCAGTGTTTTTGTATCTACccaattttatatttaacttaTGAGCACACATTCTAAGTTTAgctatttcttttaaatgacaaatgtctaaaaaaaaaaaaatcatttaccaAATATTGATACAAATTTCTCTTTGGCGTTGTCATTATTCTGTTATAACATTGTTGATATTGTTGCTTAAAAACATCATATTGTCATTCCTCAATTACATAGTAGATACTGTCATCAGTCTTcttttttcgtgcttatttccaatgaaggttcaagcacgctctcctgggcacacacctcagttatctgtgctgtctgtccaggacagtgggttagttgttacgtgttagtggttagtgagagaaaagagcgCGTAGTTCTTACACctaccacaactagtatatcaaaggatgtggtatgtgctatcatgtctgtgggatggtgtttataaaagattcattgctactaatcaaaaaatgtagcggatttcttctctaagtctatatgtaaaaattaccaaatgtttgacatccagtagccgacgattaagaaatcaatatgctctagtgatgtcgttaaacaaaaacaactttaactgtTCACCAATTTCAACAATTATgccattttatattaatatgtgtCTGTTCATCAAATATATAGTTAACTTCTTCTTCCAAGCCTGtagttttgaaatgttttatgtgaatctacaaaagaaaacattcttcatttaatttttaacgatgttcataaaaataaagtgggtttttttttttcttcttgtgttTGAGGTGATGTAATTGACGGAcagattatttttgtttaggtgGCTAAACGTGTTTCCGCTAGTTACCTCGAACTCGTTCGTCTTGCTCTATTTGGTTCAACTAATTTAATCCTGATCCAGCTGAATTTCCATCTGTTGACTTGATTGAATCTGCGACAAACGACCACAATTCATTAATTTTGCATGCTGAGTTTTGATGTTATCACAAATTGCATGGTGAACTTTGACGTCATCACAAATTGCTGAGTAGTTGAGCTCTAGGTAGCTCAGGCAGTAGatggatgtagcctagtggtaaagcgttcgcctgatgcgcgataagtctaggatagatccccgtcggtggacccattgggctatttgtcgttccagccagtgcaccacgactggtatatcaaaggccgtgggatggtgcatatgaaagatcacttgctactaatagaaacatgtagcgagttACCTCcttaagactatacgtcaaaattaccaaatgttttacacccaacagccgacgattaataaataaatgtgctctagttgtgtcgttaaacaaaacaaactttaattattaacttTAGCTAGCTCATTGGGTAGAgagcttgcctgaggtgcttgggtcgtaggatcgaaccccacGGTAGACTATTGGGTTTCCTCCGTCCCAaccgatatatcaaaggccgtcatACGTGTTGCACATagaagatccctttctgcttacgcaaaaatgtagcaggtttcctctgaacatTGTGTCAGaagtattaaatgtttgacatccaatagccgttgactGAAGTTGCTGTGTCACAGTTACAACAACCTTATTTCGcgatttttatatttatctgtgatatatACCTAAAAGAAAAACCAATACATCCAACATATAATCATTGCATAAATAACTAGGGTTTATTCACATTGTAATGTGCTTTTACGTTGAGGGGTTAGGGCTACTATAtcttttactcacatatttcCACTTAAattatttgtgtaaatacataaaacaatgtTCATTATGGGAATTATAATGGGaattatgtttgtgtatgtgtgtgttttattttaacggAGGATGGgggtgggcgggatgtagcccagtggtaaaacgctcgctttatgcgcggttggttttaggatcgatccccgccgggctatttctcgttccagccagtgcatcacgactggtatattaaaggccgtggtatgtgctatactttctgttggatggtacatataaacgatcatttgctactaacgaaaaaatgtactgggtttcctcgctaagactgtacgtcaaaattaccaaatgtaaatccaatagccgatgattattaaatcaatgtgctctagtggtgtcgttaaacaaaacaaacttctgaacattacaattttaatatacatgtattcgaGTTAATTGTTGAAAGATGATTATATCAGTACCATACAGTACAAAATGCTTTATTACCGTCCATGCATatgatgtatacatataattattatatacatataaacacagtcTGATGACCCAGCAATAATAAAgctaatgataagaataatgaacgactaaatatatacattactaAAACAATGTATAGAGGATGTGTATTCTTATATTGTTGAATACTGTTTGCAAATAAGATtgtgattggtcgaatgaaaggtcaactggacatgagctccaacggggtgctgttagatccacagataatagtaattaaacagtggagctaattttaattagactgcACATTTCATTGACGttgattcccagtctggagctccacgcggtaagacgtgtttgttttgcttgttcacactgcacgtgctttcgtgtgctcgatttggggggtccttcatttcgttgtttttgtcagcgaaatgaagttttctactgggatgtatgcggccattggaactgattgaacgctggaacgcttctcgtttcgacagcctacaccaccaggttggattcttttttagcgagattccttgcctccacgtcatttctccgtctgactgtcgacttgtttttttgtatgactcgtatgacggccattctgcagaacgccacggttgttcgcgtttagtctctacatatccgagcctgtcctagcagcactggaagattgaccgcccgactctaagaagaaataggaagcggggtcggtccctactactctttttctagactttaccttgctttatagtgataccataacatctcgtatcctctggagtcgggcccgtccgcacgaCTATActaacccatgacgactggactataccctagtctgatactctatctcgttcagacggatccggcttc
This DNA window, taken from Gigantopelta aegis isolate Gae_Host chromosome 4, Gae_host_genome, whole genome shotgun sequence, encodes the following:
- the LOC121370171 gene encoding KRAB-A domain-containing protein 2-like, which gives rise to MFDIIKRGHVSPGHGGRDKMMKVLKKYANVTREAVELYKSLCIECQKKRKRRPILSKDFGSRGQVDLVDMQSMASGSYRWIMVYQDHLTKYCVLRPLTSKRAAEVAFQLMDIFLLLGAPQILQSDNGSEFTASVITELTLLWPDLLMVHGKPRHPQSQGSVERVNCDVKDMLTAWLGDNNSTDWPMGLRFEQFQKNSSYHSGIKQSPYKALFGTEVKVGLRSNTLPTEILERMVSEDDLIAAYATPPEDQETADTEEVPDAQLRTIHHNI